One region of Clavibacter michiganensis subsp. tessellarius genomic DNA includes:
- a CDS encoding L-threonylcarbamoyladenylate synthase encodes MSDDMARIYDCSVDTDLLTGMRLARQAVGRGEVVVIPTDTVYGIAADAFNPDAVQRLLDAKGRGRDAPPPVLIPGQSTLDALADFVPDVVRRLVDEFWPGGLTVILVAQPSLVWDLGETRGTVALRMPANSVALELLAETGPLAVSSANRTGQPAAATAQEAVDQLGASVDVFLDGGAAGGAASTIVDASRVTEAGGRVRIVREGAVTRAQIQQLIGDELEPVVAAPSEPADDAGAAGPDAAAPATPDEPEAPRGIAKGAERDAPAVDAPSSVAADAPSAADAPAADDPSTYPTFVEPAAEPSEPAATEPSASEPSADPPAHPR; translated from the coding sequence ATGAGCGACGACATGGCGCGCATCTACGACTGCTCAGTCGACACCGACCTCCTCACCGGCATGAGACTCGCCCGACAGGCGGTGGGCCGCGGCGAGGTCGTCGTCATCCCCACGGACACGGTCTACGGCATCGCCGCCGACGCCTTCAACCCGGACGCCGTCCAGCGCCTCCTCGACGCGAAGGGCCGCGGACGCGACGCGCCGCCGCCCGTCCTCATCCCCGGGCAGTCCACGCTCGACGCCCTCGCCGACTTCGTGCCCGACGTCGTCCGCCGCCTGGTCGACGAGTTCTGGCCCGGCGGCCTCACCGTGATCCTCGTGGCGCAGCCGTCGCTCGTGTGGGACCTCGGCGAGACGCGCGGCACCGTCGCGCTCCGCATGCCCGCGAACTCCGTCGCGCTCGAGCTCCTCGCGGAGACGGGCCCGCTCGCGGTGTCGTCCGCGAACAGGACCGGGCAGCCGGCGGCGGCGACCGCCCAGGAGGCCGTCGACCAGCTCGGCGCGAGCGTCGACGTCTTCCTCGACGGCGGCGCCGCCGGGGGAGCGGCCTCGACCATCGTCGACGCCTCGCGCGTCACGGAGGCGGGCGGCCGCGTCCGCATCGTCCGCGAGGGCGCCGTCACGCGCGCGCAGATCCAGCAGCTCATCGGCGACGAGCTCGAGCCCGTCGTCGCGGCCCCGAGCGAGCCGGCCGACGACGCGGGCGCCGCCGGCCCCGACGCCGCCGCCCCCGCGACCCCCGACGAGCCCGAGGCCCCGCGCGGCATCGCCAAGGGGGCCGAGCGCGACGCCCCCGCCGTGGATGCGCCGTCCTCGGTCGCCGCCGACGCGCCCTCCGCCGCCGACGCCCCGGCCGCCGACGACCCCTCCACGTACCCGACCTTCGTCGAGCCCGCGGCCGAGCCGTCCGAGCCTGCCGCGACCGAGCCGTCGGCGTCCGAGCCCTCCGCGGATCCGCCCGCGCACCCCCGGTGA
- a CDS encoding MraY family glycosyltransferase produces MTYYAAMAVVSAVITLVLSMVVMKLGYRFKLYPAIRARDVHTRPTPRLGGVAMFAGILVAFAVASQVSWFGLVFDRPGPVIAILGAALMIVVIGVLDDIYDLDWMIKLAGQILAAGLLAWQGVAISSLPIGGLTVGSSQMSIMLTIFAIVLVMNAVNFIDGLDGLVAGVAIIANGAFFLYSFLLSDTATGQTERFNLASLISAILIGACLGFLPFNWHPAKLFMGDAGALLVGLLMATSAIAVTGEIDPNPETFGRSQLLPAFLPILLPFAILIVPLLDFALAVFRRLKAGKSPFSADRKHLHHRLLDMGHSRLHATLIFYAWTGVVSAGCLLMFVVQPYAWGVGFIVVGMIACAVVTLAPLSRRKRLEAAAQLVPADADSDDAAAYDPLDEAAGDRPLARLTESELQTVEREHAGLAHSSPPTRPTDLPHAGDHKETA; encoded by the coding sequence GTGACCTACTACGCCGCCATGGCGGTCGTCTCCGCGGTCATCACGCTCGTGCTCTCGATGGTCGTGATGAAGCTCGGCTACCGCTTCAAGCTCTACCCGGCGATCCGCGCCCGCGACGTGCACACGCGCCCCACGCCCCGGCTCGGCGGCGTCGCCATGTTCGCGGGCATCCTCGTCGCGTTCGCGGTGGCCTCGCAGGTGAGCTGGTTCGGCCTCGTCTTCGACCGGCCCGGTCCCGTGATCGCGATCCTCGGCGCCGCGCTGATGATCGTCGTCATCGGCGTGCTCGACGACATCTACGACCTCGACTGGATGATCAAGCTCGCCGGCCAGATCCTCGCCGCCGGCCTCCTCGCCTGGCAGGGCGTCGCCATCTCGTCGCTCCCCATCGGCGGCCTCACGGTCGGCTCCTCGCAGATGTCGATCATGCTGACGATCTTCGCCATCGTCCTCGTCATGAACGCCGTCAACTTCATCGACGGCCTCGACGGCCTCGTCGCCGGCGTCGCGATCATCGCGAACGGCGCCTTCTTCCTCTACAGCTTCCTGCTCTCGGACACGGCCACCGGCCAGACCGAGCGGTTCAACCTCGCGTCGCTCATCAGCGCGATCCTCATCGGCGCCTGCCTCGGCTTCCTGCCCTTCAACTGGCACCCGGCGAAGCTCTTCATGGGCGACGCGGGCGCGCTGCTCGTCGGCCTCCTCATGGCCACGAGCGCCATCGCCGTCACGGGCGAGATCGACCCGAACCCGGAGACCTTCGGCCGCTCTCAGCTGCTGCCCGCGTTCCTGCCGATCCTGCTGCCGTTCGCGATCCTCATCGTGCCGCTGCTCGACTTCGCCCTCGCCGTCTTCCGCCGGCTCAAGGCCGGCAAGTCGCCCTTCAGCGCCGACCGCAAGCACCTCCACCACCGCCTGCTCGACATGGGCCACTCCCGCCTGCACGCCACGCTCATCTTCTACGCGTGGACGGGCGTCGTCTCCGCCGGCTGCCTCCTGATGTTCGTCGTGCAGCCCTACGCCTGGGGCGTCGGCTTCATCGTCGTCGGCATGATCGCCTGCGCCGTGGTCACGCTCGCCCCGCTCAGCCGTCGCAAGCGCCTCGAGGCTGCCGCGCAGCTCGTCCCCGCCGACGCGGACTCCGACGACGCCGCGGCCTACGACCCGCTCGACGAGGCCGCGGGCGACCGCCCCCTCGCGCGCCTCACGGAGTCCGAGCTCCAGACCGTGGAGCGCGAGCACGCCGGTCTCGCGCACAGCTCCCCACCGACCCGACCCACCGACCTCCCGCACGCGGGGGACCACAAGGAGACCGCATGA
- a CDS encoding F0F1 ATP synthase subunit gamma — MGAQLRVYTQKIKSAQTTKKITRAMELISASRIQKAQQRMAASAPYSRAVTRAVSAVATFSNVDHILTTEPEKVERAAIVVFASDRGLAGAFSSSVLKESEQLAELLRSQGKEIVYYLVGRKAVGYFKFRKRDSERIWTGSTEKPEFETAKSIGDALVEKFVTPASEGGVDEIHIVFNRFVSIATQKPEVVRLLPLEVVEGVEAPEQGTVLPLYEFEPEVGDVLDALLPVYIESRIFNAMLQSAASEHAARQKAMKSASDNADKLVTTYTRLRNNARQTEITQQISEIVGGADALASSK, encoded by the coding sequence ATGGGAGCGCAACTCCGGGTCTACACGCAGAAGATCAAGTCCGCGCAGACGACGAAGAAGATCACCCGCGCGATGGAGCTGATCTCCGCGTCGCGCATCCAGAAGGCGCAGCAGCGGATGGCGGCGTCCGCGCCGTACTCCCGCGCCGTCACGCGCGCGGTCTCGGCGGTGGCGACGTTCTCGAACGTCGACCACATCCTCACGACCGAGCCCGAGAAGGTGGAGCGGGCGGCGATCGTCGTCTTCGCCTCCGACCGCGGCCTCGCCGGCGCGTTCAGCTCCAGCGTCCTGAAGGAGTCGGAGCAGCTCGCCGAGCTCCTCCGCTCGCAGGGCAAGGAGATCGTCTACTACCTCGTCGGCCGCAAGGCCGTCGGGTACTTCAAATTCCGCAAGCGGGACTCGGAGCGCATCTGGACCGGCAGCACCGAGAAGCCCGAGTTCGAGACCGCGAAGTCGATCGGCGACGCCCTCGTGGAGAAGTTCGTGACGCCGGCGTCCGAGGGCGGCGTGGACGAGATCCACATCGTCTTCAACCGCTTCGTCTCGATCGCCACGCAGAAGCCCGAGGTCGTCCGTCTCCTCCCGCTCGAGGTCGTCGAGGGGGTCGAGGCGCCCGAGCAGGGCACCGTCCTCCCGCTCTACGAGTTCGAGCCCGAGGTGGGCGACGTGCTCGACGCGCTGCTGCCCGTCTACATCGAGAGCCGCATCTTCAACGCGATGCTGCAGTCGGCCGCCTCCGAGCACGCCGCGCGCCAGAAGGCCATGAAGTCGGCGAGCGACAACGCCGACAAGCTCGTGACCACCTACACGCGGCTCCGCAACAACGCGCGACAGACCGAGATCACCCAGCAGATCTCCGAGATCGTCGGCGGCGCGGACGCGCTCGCCTCCAGCAAGTAA
- the atpE gene encoding ATP synthase F0 subunit C translates to MDPIILAEINGNIATVGYGLAAIGPGIGVGIVAGKTVEAIARQPEIAGRLQTTMFLGIAFSEALGLIGLATYFIFQ, encoded by the coding sequence GTGGATCCCATCATTCTCGCCGAGATCAACGGCAACATCGCGACCGTCGGCTACGGTCTCGCCGCGATCGGCCCCGGCATCGGTGTCGGCATCGTCGCCGGGAAGACCGTCGAGGCCATCGCGCGCCAGCCCGAGATCGCGGGCCGCCTGCAGACCACGATGTTCCTCGGCATCGCGTTCTCCGAGGCGCTCGGCCTGATCGGCCTCGCGACCTACTTCATCTTCCAGTAA
- the prfA gene encoding peptide chain release factor 1, producing MFESVVQLLEEHEELQQQLGDPELHADASRSRKVNRRYAELSRIVAAHAEWTQLGDDLAAARELAEEDPAFADEIPGLEQALDAAQEKLRRLLIPRDPDDARDVIMEIKMGEGGAESALFAADLLRMYLHYAESRRWKTEVLSQTQSDLGGYKDVQVAIKGTSDDPALGVWAHLKYEGGVHRVQRVPATESQGRIHTSAAGVLVIPEVEEVEEVAIDPNDLKIDVYRSSGPGGQSVNTTDSAVRITHLPTGIVVAMQNEKSQLQNREAGMRVLRARVLAKQQEEIDAEASAVRRSQIRTMDRSERIRTYNYPENRIADHRTGYKAYNLDAVMDGALDPVVDSCIQADEEARLDALGTDA from the coding sequence GTGTTCGAGTCCGTCGTCCAGCTGCTGGAGGAGCACGAGGAGCTCCAGCAGCAGCTGGGCGACCCCGAGCTGCACGCCGACGCGTCGCGCTCGCGCAAGGTCAACCGCCGCTACGCGGAGCTGAGCCGGATCGTCGCCGCGCACGCGGAGTGGACCCAGCTCGGCGACGACCTCGCGGCCGCCCGCGAGCTGGCCGAGGAGGACCCGGCGTTCGCCGACGAGATCCCCGGCCTCGAGCAGGCGCTCGATGCGGCGCAGGAGAAGCTCCGGCGCCTCCTGATCCCGCGCGACCCCGACGACGCGCGCGACGTCATCATGGAGATCAAGATGGGCGAGGGCGGCGCGGAGTCCGCGCTGTTCGCCGCCGACCTCCTGCGGATGTACCTGCACTACGCGGAGTCCCGCCGCTGGAAGACGGAGGTCCTCAGCCAGACGCAGAGCGACCTCGGCGGCTACAAGGACGTGCAGGTCGCGATCAAGGGCACGTCCGACGACCCCGCGCTCGGCGTGTGGGCGCACCTCAAGTACGAGGGCGGCGTGCACCGCGTGCAGCGCGTGCCGGCCACCGAGTCGCAGGGCCGCATCCACACCTCGGCCGCGGGCGTGCTCGTGATCCCCGAGGTCGAGGAGGTGGAGGAGGTCGCCATCGACCCCAACGACCTCAAGATCGACGTCTACCGCTCGTCCGGCCCCGGCGGCCAGTCGGTCAACACGACCGACTCCGCCGTCCGCATCACCCACCTGCCCACGGGCATCGTGGTCGCGATGCAGAACGAGAAGAGCCAGCTGCAGAACCGCGAGGCCGGCATGCGCGTGCTCCGCGCGCGCGTCCTCGCGAAGCAGCAGGAGGAGATCGACGCGGAGGCCTCGGCCGTGCGCCGCAGCCAGATCCGCACGATGGACCGGTCGGAGCGCATCCGCACGTACAACTACCCGGAGAACCGCATCGCGGACCACCGCACCGGGTACAAGGCGTACAACCTCGACGCGGTGATGGACGGCGCCCTCGACCCGGTCGTGGACTCCTGCATCCAGGCCGACGAGGAGGCGCGGCTCGACGCGCTCGGGACGGACGCGTGA
- a CDS encoding HAD family hydrolase: protein MTSAPSPSPAAGLLFVFDRDDVLYDHDWRGPADRITAATGHDIAELRRRWYNDDGEWAAEAGRFDADSYLPAFCAAVGVELDEDEWVRRRRASMTVRPQALEAVARAREAGRITLLTNNNALAARHLPTLAPELVPLFGLEHLRTSSGYGARKPDPAVFRGVLAAYAQPATRTFFADDRIDNVESARGLGITGHHVRGDGDLLPAVERFIRAQQG from the coding sequence ATGACCTCCGCGCCCTCCCCCTCGCCCGCCGCCGGGCTCCTGTTCGTGTTCGACAGGGACGACGTGCTCTATGACCACGACTGGCGGGGGCCGGCCGACCGGATCACGGCGGCGACGGGCCACGACATCGCGGAGCTCCGCCGCCGCTGGTACAACGACGACGGCGAGTGGGCGGCCGAGGCGGGGCGGTTCGACGCCGACTCCTACCTGCCCGCGTTCTGCGCCGCGGTGGGCGTCGAGCTCGACGAGGACGAGTGGGTGCGCCGCCGCCGCGCGTCCATGACGGTGCGGCCGCAGGCGCTCGAGGCCGTGGCGCGGGCGCGGGAGGCCGGGCGGATCACGCTGCTCACCAACAACAACGCCCTCGCCGCCCGGCACCTCCCGACGCTCGCGCCCGAGCTCGTGCCGCTGTTCGGCCTCGAGCACCTGCGGACCTCGAGCGGCTACGGCGCGCGGAAGCCCGATCCGGCCGTGTTCCGCGGCGTGCTCGCCGCCTACGCGCAGCCAGCGACGCGCACCTTCTTCGCAGACGACCGGATCGACAACGTGGAGTCCGCGCGCGGGCTCGGCATCACCGGCCACCACGTGCGCGGGGACGGCGACCTGCTGCCCGCGGTCGAGCGCTTCATCCGGGCGCAGCAGGGCTGA
- the atpB gene encoding F0F1 ATP synthase subunit A yields the protein MLIRLLVLAVLVVVFVLGTRKLTLVPGRAQNLMEMSVDFVRVNIAEDILGKKDGKRFLPILATIFFLVVGMNVTGIIPFLNIAGTSVIGLPMLLAVIAYITFIYAGIKDRGVGFFKNSLFPAGAPWPIYILLTPIEFLSTFIIRPVALTLRLLMNMVAGHLLLVLCFSATWFFLFESQGALKFLGAGTLVLGFAFTLFELLVAVLQAYIFALLTAVYIQLAVAEEH from the coding sequence ATGCTGATCCGCCTCCTGGTCCTCGCGGTGCTCGTGGTCGTCTTCGTCCTCGGCACCCGGAAGCTCACGCTCGTCCCCGGCCGCGCGCAGAACCTCATGGAGATGAGCGTCGACTTCGTCCGCGTGAACATCGCCGAGGACATCCTGGGCAAGAAGGACGGCAAGCGCTTCCTCCCGATCCTCGCGACGATCTTCTTCCTCGTCGTCGGCATGAACGTCACGGGCATCATCCCGTTCCTCAACATCGCCGGCACGTCGGTCATCGGCCTCCCGATGCTCCTCGCGGTCATCGCGTACATCACGTTCATCTACGCGGGCATCAAGGACAGGGGAGTGGGCTTCTTCAAGAACAGCCTCTTCCCGGCCGGCGCACCGTGGCCCATCTACATCCTGCTGACGCCCATCGAGTTCCTGTCGACCTTCATCATCCGGCCCGTCGCGCTCACGCTGCGACTCCTGATGAACATGGTCGCGGGGCACCTCCTGCTGGTCCTCTGCTTCTCCGCGACGTGGTTCTTCCTCTTCGAGTCGCAGGGCGCCCTCAAGTTCCTGGGCGCCGGAACCCTCGTCCTCGGCTTCGCGTTCACGCTCTTCGAGCTGCTCGTCGCGGTCCTGCAGGCCTACATCTTCGCCCTCCTCACGGCTGTCTACATCCAGCTGGCCGTGGCGGAGGAGCACTAA
- a CDS encoding F0F1 ATP synthase subunit B, which translates to MISPHNVMAAGEETTQSILLPAVYDIVWSAVVFVVLLLVIWKYALPRVYKLLDARSEAIAGGIEKAERAQAEADAAKEELTAQLAEARAEAGRIREQARVDAQRIAAEIKEQATADAARITASAQSQIEAERQQAVVSLRSEVGSLAIDLASGVIGQSLTDDQRSTALVDRFLADLEASETAGRTGSAS; encoded by the coding sequence ATGATCTCGCCCCACAACGTGATGGCGGCAGGTGAAGAAACGACGCAGAGCATCCTGCTGCCCGCTGTCTACGACATCGTGTGGTCGGCGGTCGTGTTCGTCGTCCTCCTGCTGGTCATCTGGAAGTACGCGCTCCCGCGCGTGTACAAGCTGCTCGACGCGCGCTCCGAGGCGATCGCGGGCGGCATCGAGAAGGCCGAGCGCGCGCAGGCCGAGGCGGACGCCGCCAAGGAGGAGCTGACCGCTCAGCTCGCCGAGGCGCGTGCCGAGGCCGGTCGCATCCGCGAGCAGGCCCGCGTCGACGCCCAGCGCATCGCCGCGGAGATCAAGGAGCAGGCCACGGCCGACGCCGCCCGGATCACCGCCAGCGCGCAGTCGCAGATCGAGGCGGAGCGCCAGCAGGCGGTCGTCTCGCTCCGCTCCGAGGTCGGATCGCTCGCGATCGACCTCGCGTCGGGGGTCATCGGGCAGAGCCTCACGGACGACCAGCGCTCCACCGCGCTCGTCGACCGGTTCCTCGCCGACCTGGAGGCCAGCGAGACCGCCGGCAGGACCGGATCCGCCAGCTGA
- the atpA gene encoding F0F1 ATP synthase subunit alpha — translation MAELSISPDEIRDALKDFVQSYEPGKASTEEVGYVLDAGDGIAHVQGLPGVMANELITFADGTLGLAQNLEESEIGVIVLGEFAGIEEGMEVRRTGEVLSVPVGDGYLGRVVDPLGNPIDGQGEIATEGRRALELQAPGVMQRKSVHEPMQTGIKAIDAMIPIGRGQRQLIIGDRQTGKTAIAIDTIINQKANWESGDTNKQVRCIYVAIGQKGSTIASVKGALEEAGAMEYTTIVASPASDPAGFKYLAPYTGSAIGQHWMYGGKHVLIIFDDLSKQAEAYRAVSLLLRRPPGREAYPGDVFYLHSRLLERCAKLSDELGAGSMTGLPIIETKANDVSAYIPTNVISITDGQIFLQSDLFNANQRPAVDVGISVSRVGGDAQVKSIKKVSGTLKLELAQYRSLEAFAIFASDLDAASRRQLARGARLTELLKQPQYSPFPIEEQVVSIWAGTKGKLDEVPVEDILRFERELLDHLHRNTEVLSQLKEKNVLTDDIVDAMDKAVDAFKLEFQTGEGKPLASVGSEKFEATKAEDVNQEQIVKAKR, via the coding sequence ATGGCAGAACTTTCGATCAGCCCCGACGAGATCCGGGACGCGCTCAAGGACTTCGTGCAGTCCTACGAGCCCGGCAAGGCCTCGACCGAAGAGGTCGGCTACGTGCTCGACGCGGGCGACGGAATCGCCCACGTGCAGGGCCTGCCCGGCGTCATGGCCAACGAGCTCATCACGTTCGCCGACGGGACCCTGGGCCTCGCCCAGAACCTCGAGGAGAGCGAGATCGGCGTCATCGTGCTCGGCGAGTTCGCCGGCATCGAGGAGGGCATGGAGGTGCGCCGCACCGGCGAGGTGCTCTCCGTCCCCGTCGGCGACGGCTACCTCGGCCGCGTCGTGGACCCGCTGGGCAACCCCATCGACGGCCAGGGCGAGATCGCGACCGAGGGCCGCCGCGCCCTCGAGCTCCAGGCGCCCGGGGTCATGCAGCGCAAGAGCGTGCACGAGCCCATGCAGACCGGCATCAAGGCCATCGACGCCATGATCCCGATCGGCCGCGGCCAGCGCCAGCTCATCATCGGCGACCGCCAGACCGGCAAGACGGCCATCGCGATCGACACGATCATCAACCAGAAGGCCAACTGGGAGTCCGGCGACACGAACAAGCAGGTGCGCTGCATCTACGTCGCCATCGGCCAGAAGGGCTCGACCATCGCCTCGGTGAAGGGTGCCCTCGAGGAGGCCGGCGCCATGGAGTACACGACCATCGTCGCGTCCCCCGCGTCCGACCCCGCCGGCTTCAAGTACCTCGCGCCCTACACCGGCTCGGCCATCGGCCAGCACTGGATGTACGGCGGCAAGCACGTCCTCATCATCTTCGACGACCTGTCCAAGCAGGCCGAGGCCTACCGCGCCGTCTCCCTCCTCCTGCGCCGTCCGCCGGGACGCGAGGCGTACCCCGGCGACGTGTTCTACCTGCACTCCCGCCTGCTCGAGCGCTGCGCCAAGCTCTCGGACGAGCTGGGCGCCGGATCGATGACGGGCCTGCCCATCATCGAGACGAAGGCGAACGACGTCTCGGCGTACATCCCCACCAACGTGATCTCGATCACCGACGGCCAGATCTTCCTGCAGTCCGACCTCTTCAACGCCAACCAGCGTCCTGCGGTCGACGTCGGCATCTCGGTCTCCCGCGTCGGCGGCGACGCCCAGGTGAAGAGCATCAAGAAGGTCTCCGGCACGCTCAAGCTCGAGCTCGCGCAGTACCGCTCCCTCGAGGCGTTCGCGATCTTCGCGTCCGACCTCGACGCGGCCAGCCGTCGCCAGCTCGCCCGCGGCGCGCGCCTCACCGAGCTGCTCAAGCAGCCCCAGTACTCGCCGTTCCCCATCGAGGAGCAGGTCGTCTCGATCTGGGCGGGCACGAAGGGCAAGCTCGACGAGGTCCCCGTCGAGGACATCCTGCGCTTCGAGCGCGAGCTGCTCGACCACCTCCACCGCAACACGGAGGTGCTGTCGCAGCTCAAGGAGAAGAACGTCCTCACCGACGACATCGTCGACGCGATGGACAAGGCCGTGGACGCGTTCAAGCTCGAGTTCCAGACGGGCGAGGGCAAGCCGCTCGCCTCCGTCGGCTCGGAGAAGTTCGAGGCGACCAAGGCCGAGGACGTCAACCAGGAGCAGATCGTGAAGGCCAAGCGCTGA
- the prmC gene encoding peptide chain release factor N(5)-glutamine methyltransferase — translation MADGEGVPATVDALRMRVGSTLAAAGIEDPAVDAELLIGHVLDLSRGQVQSRAITRAAVDPADAARVLELAARRARREPLQHITGVAHFRSLELRVGPGVFVPRPETEHVAQLAIDALSAAPGEAPVAVDLGTGSGALALALATEVPHSRVHAIEVSPEAHAWTARNVARLAPGVDLVLGDLADAFPELDGTVSVVVSNPPYIPVDAVPRDPEVRLHDPALALYGGADGLDVVRLVSRTARRLLHPGGALVIEHGELQGAAIRALLDADGWRQTRTHEDLTRRDRATTAVR, via the coding sequence GTGGCTGACGGGGAGGGCGTCCCCGCCACGGTCGACGCCCTCCGCATGCGCGTCGGGTCGACGCTCGCCGCGGCCGGGATCGAGGATCCCGCGGTCGACGCGGAGCTGCTGATCGGGCACGTGCTCGACCTGTCGCGCGGGCAGGTGCAGTCCCGCGCGATCACGCGGGCCGCGGTCGACCCCGCTGACGCCGCGCGCGTCCTCGAGCTGGCCGCCCGTCGGGCCCGCCGCGAGCCGCTGCAGCACATCACGGGCGTCGCGCACTTCCGCTCGCTGGAGCTCCGCGTGGGCCCCGGCGTCTTCGTGCCGCGCCCCGAGACCGAGCACGTCGCGCAGCTCGCGATCGACGCGCTGTCCGCCGCGCCGGGGGAGGCGCCCGTCGCGGTCGACCTCGGCACGGGATCCGGCGCCCTCGCGCTCGCGCTCGCCACGGAGGTGCCGCACTCCCGGGTGCACGCGATAGAGGTGTCGCCCGAGGCGCACGCGTGGACCGCCCGCAACGTCGCCCGCCTCGCCCCCGGCGTGGACCTCGTGCTCGGCGACCTCGCCGACGCGTTCCCCGAGCTCGACGGCACGGTGTCCGTCGTCGTGTCGAACCCGCCGTACATCCCGGTCGACGCGGTGCCGCGCGACCCCGAGGTCCGCCTGCACGATCCCGCCCTCGCCCTCTACGGCGGCGCCGACGGGCTTGACGTCGTACGGCTCGTCTCGCGGACCGCCCGGCGGCTGCTGCACCCCGGCGGCGCGCTCGTCATCGAGCACGGCGAGCTGCAGGGCGCGGCGATCCGCGCGCTGCTCGACGCCGACGGCTGGCGCCAGACCCGGACGCACGAGGACCTCACGCGGCGCGACCGCGCGACCACCGCCGTCCGCTGA
- a CDS encoding F0F1 ATP synthase subunit delta, which translates to MGSASRASLESARRVLVELGGVDLSTAEQLLGAGRAIGGSTHLLSALADTGIAPEVKHAIVDRVFGPTVQEPALRVLRAVVDGRWSSNGELLAGIEELGIRAVAISAPEGTPIEAELFTFGRAVSTDDALELALGDKLGDAQAKSTLVHRLLDGRASAQTVVIVEQLVQQPRGRRMGELIRHAATLVADQAGLTIATVRVASPLSPEQSERLAQALSRRYSRRVELNEVVDRDLVGGLRVQIGDDVIDGSVATRINDLRLQFA; encoded by the coding sequence ATGGGCAGTGCATCGCGCGCATCGCTGGAGTCGGCCCGCCGCGTCCTCGTGGAGCTCGGGGGCGTCGACCTGTCGACGGCCGAGCAGCTCCTCGGGGCCGGTCGCGCCATCGGCGGATCCACGCACCTGCTCTCCGCGCTGGCCGACACCGGCATCGCGCCGGAGGTCAAGCACGCCATCGTGGACCGGGTCTTCGGCCCCACCGTCCAGGAGCCGGCGCTGCGCGTCCTCCGCGCGGTCGTCGACGGCCGCTGGTCGTCGAACGGCGAGCTGCTGGCGGGCATCGAGGAGCTCGGCATCCGTGCCGTGGCGATCTCGGCGCCCGAGGGCACGCCCATCGAGGCGGAGCTGTTCACCTTCGGCCGCGCCGTCTCCACCGACGACGCGCTGGAGCTGGCGCTCGGCGACAAGCTCGGCGACGCGCAGGCGAAGTCGACGCTCGTCCACCGTCTCCTCGACGGCCGGGCGTCCGCGCAGACCGTGGTCATCGTCGAGCAGCTCGTGCAGCAGCCCCGCGGCCGCCGCATGGGGGAGCTCATCCGCCACGCCGCCACGCTCGTGGCCGACCAGGCGGGCCTCACCATCGCGACCGTCCGCGTCGCCTCGCCCCTGTCGCCCGAGCAGTCGGAGCGCCTGGCGCAGGCCCTCAGCCGCCGCTACTCGCGGCGGGTGGAGCTGAACGAGGTCGTGGACCGCGACCTCGTCGGCGGCCTCCGCGTGCAGATCGGCGACGACGTCATCGACGGCAGCGTCGCCACCAGGATCAACGATTTGAGACTCCAGTTCGCCTGA